CGGCATAGGCCTGCGGGCCGCCCCACGAGCTTTCGACCACGCTCCAGGGATAGCTGGCAGGCTCAGTATCGTGAACGATCAGAACCGCCGCAGCACCCTGCCGCGCGGCCTCTTCATATTTGTAGCTCCAGCGGCCGTAATAGGTCATCGCCTTGCCGTTAAAGGTACCGTCGAGCCCTTCGGTTTCCCAATCGGGATCGTTGACGAGGACGACCACGGTCTTGCCGGTGACATCGACGCCTTCATAATCGTTCCAGCCGCGCTCAGGCGCGTTCACGCCATAGCCGACAAACACCATCTCGCTATTGGCGATCTGGGTGGCGGCGTCTTCGCGGTAGGTTACGCCAGTCCAGTCGCTGCCATATTCAAAGGCAAGCGCGGTTTCGCCGCCAGTGATCGTCAGCGGGGCGAAATTGCTTCCGGTTATCTCGATCAGCGGCACTTCCTGCACCCAGCTATCGCCATTGCCCGGTTCCAGTCCGGCAGCGGCAAAACGCTCGGTCAAAAGCGCGACGGTGAGTTCCTCGCCTTCGGTGCCCGGCATGCGTCCGCCAAATGCGTCCGAGGACAATTCGCGGGTAATGTCGATCATCGTCGCTTCGGAGATGTCACCATCGGCGACTTCGGGAATGTCGAGCTCGGCAGCGGCATCGCCGCCGCCCATCATGGCGTCGCAGCCTGCAAGGGCCAGCGCGCCTGCGGCCAGACCCGCAAATGCAATTGCGCGTTTCATCATCGGAAAAGATCCTCTCATCTCGTAAATTCGTGGCGCTTCTCTTGCAGATGGGCTTGCGGGCCGCAAGCGGCTTGGCCAAGGACTGATGTGTAATGGCGCATATGGCGGACCCCGACTGGAAAGAAGCGATCGCGCGGGCGCGGGCCCATGCTCCGTTTCTGGCGCGGGCGCTGGACCGACAACCAGAGCTCGAGGCGCTGTTGCAAGCGGGCGAGGGCGAGGCCGCGCTCGAATGGTCCAAAGCGCGTGGGTCAGGCGAAAGCGCTGATATTGCGCTGCGCCGTCAGCGGATCGGCATGGCAGCGGCGCTTGCGGTCGGCGATCTGGCGGGCGCCTTCCCGCTTACGCGCGTCATGGGCGAGCTTACCGACTTTGCCGACCACGCGCTCGACACCGCGATCCGAACCGCGATTACCGAGCGCACGGGCGAGGAGCGCGCCGACGGGATGATCGCGCTGGGCCTTGGCAAGCAAGGCGCGCATGAGCTCAACTATTCCTCCGACATCGACCCGATCCTGCTTTACGATCCCGCGTCTCTGCCGCGCCGCGACAAAGATGATCCGGGCGAGGCGGCGCAGCGTTATGCGCGCCGGATCGTCAAACTGCTCTCTGACACGACGGCGGAAGGCTATGTGCTGCGGGTCGATCTGCGCCTGCGCCCTGCCGCCGAGGTTAGCCCGCTCGCCGTCCCGCGCCGCTCGGCCTTGTCGCATTATCAGGGGCAGGCGCTGGCATGGGAGCGCGCGGCCTTCATTCGGGGGCGAGCTGCGGCGGGCGATATTGCGGCGGGCGAAGAATTCCTCGGTGAGATCGCGCCCTTTATCTGGCGGCACACGCTCGATTTCGGCGCGGTCGAGGAAATCCGTGATCTGACTTTGCGCATTCGCCAGAGCTATGCGGGGCCGCCTCGACCGGGGCCGGGCTTTGATATCAAGCGCGGACGCGGCGGCATTCGCGAGATCGAGTTTTTCGCGCAGACCCATCAGCTGATCCATGGCGGGCGCGATCCCAGCTTAAGGGTAAGGGGCACGCGCGCGGCGCTGGACGCTTTGGCAGCGGCAGGCCGGATCGAAGCGGACAATGCACAGGTTCTGGGCGAGGCCTACGACCGCCTGCGGCAGATCGAGCACCGGCTGCAAATGGTCAATGACCGTCAGACGCACAGCCTGCCGGACGGCGCCGCGCTCGATAATGTCGCGCAGCTCGATGGGCTGGCGGATGGCGCGGCTCTAGTGGCCGAACTGACGGCGCTGACCGAGGCCAGCGGGAGCATTTATGAAGGGCTGATTGGCGACAAGGCGCGCGCGGTGCCGGTTGCTGCTCCGGCCAGCGATCTTGCGATTACGCTTAAGAAGCTCAGCTTTGCCAAGTCCGAGGCACTGGCAGCACGGATCGAGGAATGGCGCGATGGCCGCTTTGCCGCGATCCGCAGCCCGCAAGCTGTCGAGGCTTTCGATGCCCTACTCCCTTCGCTTCTCAGCGCTTTTGCCGAAAGCGACGATCCGGAGCGCGCGATCAATCGCTGGCAGGCGATGATCGAGCGCGCGCCCTCGATGATCACCGTGTTCCGGCTGCTGCTGGCCGAGCCGAGCTTGCTCGAACGCTTGGTCGAGGCGCTGACTCTCTCGCCCACATTGGCTGACCAGCTCGCGCGGCGTCCCGAACGGCTCGACGTGCTGCTCGATCAGCAACCGATCTCCGGCCCCACAACGGTT
This genomic window from uncultured Erythrobacter sp. contains:
- the glnE gene encoding bifunctional [glutamate--ammonia ligase]-adenylyl-L-tyrosine phosphorylase/[glutamate--ammonia-ligase] adenylyltransferase; the encoded protein is MADPDWKEAIARARAHAPFLARALDRQPELEALLQAGEGEAALEWSKARGSGESADIALRRQRIGMAAALAVGDLAGAFPLTRVMGELTDFADHALDTAIRTAITERTGEERADGMIALGLGKQGAHELNYSSDIDPILLYDPASLPRRDKDDPGEAAQRYARRIVKLLSDTTAEGYVLRVDLRLRPAAEVSPLAVPRRSALSHYQGQALAWERAAFIRGRAAAGDIAAGEEFLGEIAPFIWRHTLDFGAVEEIRDLTLRIRQSYAGPPRPGPGFDIKRGRGGIREIEFFAQTHQLIHGGRDPSLRVRGTRAALDALAAAGRIEADNAQVLGEAYDRLRQIEHRLQMVNDRQTHSLPDGAALDNVAQLDGLADGAALVAELTALTEASGSIYEGLIGDKARAVPVAAPASDLAITLKKLSFAKSEALAARIEEWRDGRFAAIRSPQAVEAFDALLPSLLSAFAESDDPERAINRWQAMIERAPSMITVFRLLLAEPSLLERLVEALTLSPTLADQLARRPERLDVLLDQQPISGPTTVAEIAARMGQDLVRDDYEARLDAIRRETGEARFILGLRLIEAQRPPVAIARVLANLAEAAISVAAEATIAEFERKHGKVPGGELVILGLGRLGGQVLTHASDLDIIYLFTGEFSAQSDGEKPLGATLYFNRLASRITAALSVPTAQGALYEVDTRLRPQGNQGPLAVSLEAFAKYQQESAWTWEHMALTRARVLTGSEEARAETDAIIADVLQRQRDPVELRKAVLKMRGEMAQHKPSKGEIDVKLLRGGLVDIEFLTHFLQLRDAAQLNAADSDALNPDLGIAVAGLVAAGLLDPAMAAAHQLMTNMLVAGRLLAPDGKNPPKAAAKALARACGCDSYAQLMEDLANAREDVARCWTAIFDQVLETK